A stretch of DNA from Ranitomeya variabilis isolate aRanVar5 chromosome 1, aRanVar5.hap1, whole genome shotgun sequence:
TCAGGAAATGGTTCTACCATTAtttctccctaatccttctaactctAAAGAAGAGTCTCCATaacttagatgtcagaagatgtctTCTGCATTATATCTCAGTCACTGATACTTGGAAAAAAGAGAATGCACTATTCTTATCCTTTCAGGGTCCTAGGAAAGGGTATAGGGTATCGAAATGCACactagctagatggattagggaggctttctctggcttatacagcaggtgggggtccggctccgcagaatctgagggtgcattccacccgggccatggcatcatcctgggcagagagatgtGGAGTATCAATCgaacagatatgtaaggcagccacatggtcatccccttccacccttTTCAAACACTATTggttggacttggggtgctcctcagatctcaccttccggttaagggtgctgcaggctatagtccctcccaaaggtagcttacatctctgtaaatctctcgtggtgctgtcatgggagtccgaataaagcattaagctacttactggtagcagcgtttttcggaggcccatgacagcactacgagagagggggtctgcccttcaggaacaggaaacctacagatacaaaagggcggcacctctcccacgtatcagttatATTCCAGAGATTGAGAGGACTACCACGGTTAGTAGCgcatgatagatatagatagatataaagtggggcaaaacaccggattacgtaccggtaatgctcttttatagagccacgacagcacccacttgagagaggggatccgcccctaggaacaggaaaccctatggagagataaaaggggcggtccccctcgctcccacagttgggttacagagattgcgaggaaccgcccaccagatttagtaggcaatATGATTTCATCAATTATCATTAGTTAATTTAGTATGGCTAACTATAAGAACCaaaaacacccttaatcgtgcttttataaaaataacttaatagggtgggaagtgaaggggtgctgtcgtggctctataaaagagcattaccggtacgtaatccggtgttttctcttcgccacgacagcacccacttgagagactttcagagatagtcatttgggagggatcacagtgttaagaactgatctaccaaaggacaggtcagatgaggaagacaaatccaatctatagtgattatagaatgtagtaggagaagcccaggttgcggccttacatatcagttctattggaacttccgcacgctcggcccaggatgatgctatcgcccgagtggaatgtgcttttacagtctcaggcgggttctcccctttggatgaataggccagacatattgcatcccgaatccaccgagataaagtacccttcgtgattccatctcctttcctatggccctggaaggaaataaagagagccctgctcttcctccaggtgctagttctgtctaaataggctaatatggctctcctcacatctaatgtgtggtatttttgttcttcctgattcgtagggttatcatagaaggagggaagaaaaatttcctgtgatctatggaatttagtacatactttgggcaagtaggaagggtctgttttcaggacaattctatctggatatacagacataaatggtggatctatcgataatgcctgtatgtcacttactcttctagctgacaccaaagcaacaaggagagctgtcttgatggagacatgttttatgtgagctgaatgtagtggctcaaaggggtggtctgttagagcttcgaggaccaaattaacatcccaaggtggtacatggggaatttggactgttTCTGAtctttggcaagctgcgataaatctagctacccacctgtcacctgcaatatcgtgaccatataaagcaccaagcgcagaaatgtgtacttttaaggtactgactgccagacctaaatcgcgtcctttttgaagaaattctagaatcatagggatatgaattttgtttgatagtgctgttgggtagaggtttaaaattttttttccacactctcacataaatggatgtggtGGATTTCTTCCTACTCagtagcagagtgtcaattactttgttagagaaccctctcatttttagcagctgcctctcaaatgccaggctgtcaaccgcagacccttcacctgagggtggttgaaggggccttgagagagaagatcctgatcctccggaaggatccatgggtctgagattgacatggctctcagccaggaaaaccatggcctcttgggccaaaatggagctattaagatcacatgagctctgtcttcccttatcttcctgattaccgttggaagaagtattagagggggaaaggcatatgctttctggaatgtccatgggacttgcagagcatcgaagatatctggattgtcggatcggaacaatgaagcgaaccttttgacttgtctgttgcgtctcgtcgcaaaaaggtctatctcgggagtgccccattttttgactcattaaaaagatacgtcggctgagaacccactctccttggcgaagagtgtggcggctgaggaaatccgctcttggattgtcgactcctcttacgtgcagtgctgacaaggatagaaggtgctcctctgctatggatagaatgttGCCAGTTATAaacatgagagcttctgatctcgttcccccttggtgatttaagtatgccaccgctgtcatgttgtctgaaaggattcttgtatgctttccgtgtagctgtggaagaaatttacatatggcataatagatagccttcagttcttttttattagaagaatcgttcgattcttcaagagaccacagaccttgagctatttgatctcctaagtgtgctccccaaccactaggactggcatcggtaaagattgtttttgaaggtttaatcacccagggaaccccactggtaaaatgattgtgatctaaccaccaggtaaggGAATTTAACACGTCTGTTGGTAAAGATAATCTGCTATCTAATTGGCCTTGTAACCTCTCTTCTTGTTGCAGAATGTTGtactgtaattttctactatggtattgagcccatgggacagctGGGATACACGATGTGAAAGAACCCagaagggacatcccttctcttagggaaattagggggttattaatcaccgattgtactTTGTTTATGATTGCTATTTGTTTAGAGTCAGGAAGAAAGCACCTCTGACTTGTAGAGTCTAGAATAAGGCCtaggaatgtttgtcgagttgtgggggataatctggatttttcccagtttactaaccaccctaattcctgcagggatgaaattgtatcaagtactcgctgatggcattgggaaaaggagttacccactatcaaaaggtcatctaaatatggtattacaagtgtgtcttttaatctcaagtatgacattacttccgacattaattttgtgaagactctcggggctatcgacagtccaaagggcattgctgtatattgataatgccttacTTGACCTCCCATCATAACTGCCACCCGAAGATATTGCTGATGCtcaatgaagattggtagatgataatacgcatctttaaggtcaagcactgccataaagcaatggggaaacagaagcttaatagttgatcgtatagattccattttaaaggtttggttttctagaaagacgtttagtcttttcaggttaattattgttctaaacgatccgtctggtttcggaatcaaaaataaaggggaataaaaacctcTTCCTCTTTGATGAAaagggacttccactagtacccctttggacaggagatttattatttcttgttccaaggcctcttgttgtgattgagaccttaaggaagtcaatagaaatgagtccggagggactcgggcaaatttcaaTTTTAGACCCGTAGAAATGAGGCTAGTTGCCCACGGATTAGAAGTTATTGTCAGCCATTGTGACGAaaagaaagacaacctaccaccaacgggtagatctgtcctaacggggtttATCCTCAGGCTTAAATGGACGCTTTCCGAAGAACGCTCCTTTCTGtttaaagtctttattagcccagcggtcttggtttttatagtcctttttcctattaaacatgggctttcggaacgctctcctgtaggatggaagataagtgttattggggaaccccttcttcctctcacctgcTTTAGTTAATATTTCGTCTAACTTAGTACCaaaaaggtactcaccctggcagggaAGACCGCATAACTTAGactttgtttggggatctcctttccacccctttagccataaggctcgacgagccgcgttagtcagacctgccgatttggccgctagccgtatggaatcagctgaggaatccgctaaaaaggctgtagctcctctAATTAACGGCAAGGAAGAGATTAAtctatctcgggaaaggccgctttttaatccttcttctaaatcgttcaaccagaccaacatggacctggcagtgcatgtggctgatatagccggcctgaaggctccagtacaggattcccatgcCCTCTTTAGGAGGGTATCGGCCTTCCGGTCAAGCGGGTCTTGCAAGGAACCGGAATCTTCCACGGGCAATAAAGATTTTCTAGAAGTGGaggccactgctgcatccaccttcggggcttttaaccatatggagaaatcttcatcgttaaagggatagcgtctttttgatgaagacggtaatcctctttgtccctggctttcccactcctttttgaCTACATTCTTTATTGCTGGAATCACAGGAAAAGAAGGTTTTTTTCTtctctgacaggcctgcaaacatcacgtcctgtggaGTTTTAGGGGTTTTTGTTTcctcaatacccatggtgttacaaactgatctTACTAAATTATCAATACtatctgtgggaaagcatgtatctctctcatcatctgaggaaatgatctTTTGGGAACCATCCGAATCTTCAATATCAGAGGACTGTTCAGACCTAGGGGAATTATATTTTCTCCTACTCTCGGGAATTTTATCCGAGCTTTGGAAGGCCCGCAATTCTTCTCTAATCATACTCCTaatatcttccgaccttactgaagattcctcacgtaaggtggattcgatgcaaggTTGGCACAGTTTCTTTAAATAATTATCAgggagcggctgagagcataatgcacattgtatgtgttttgttttccccgttctttttgcctaGGAAATATAGACAAAGAGGGGAAGTGTAATCAGCGTAAAAGGGCACAgacacacactcacccagtgaggttgttttttacaataccggctgatgaggaggagacggaggcacagatggaactGACCGGCCCGACTTCTTTTCTCTGGCGCTTTTAGAAGAAGACCTGCGGCTGCTGCTTGTGCGGCTGACAGGTGTAATAGCGGTGACTTCGGATGAAGCCATCGCTGGGTCCtgtggagatgccatgatggacgccggaggatcagtgccggcgtccttttctaatgggggccgccatcttgcttcctgccgtaCCCGGAAGTGACTGCTACATCCGGGTTGCGGCCATTCTGTATGCGCCTGCGCAGCCACCAgcatcagcgcaggcgccgtctctCCTGAGTCACCCCGGAAGTTTGCGGTACTGCTTCCGGGGGATAATacaccggacccacgctgcctgcgcaccatccgagatggcgccgcaggatcaCCTTACCCCAGCGTTTCGGTCCCTGCTGGTCGGCTGGGTGAATTttcgtgagccaggcgactccccggacctggcctcacggtacctgccagcagaggggggaagctaccataggacccccgacgctgcttccagcttctggagcccttgccgtcccataaaggtaaaccgcgcaagcggcatccaggctgggtatcctcttctctccacgcgtctcccgtaggaacaggaaaccaactgtgggagcgagggggaccgccccttttatctctccatagggtttcctgttcctaggggcggatcccctctctcaagtgggtgctgtcgtggcgaagagaaaaaagtatttagtcagtcagcaatagtgcaagttccaccacttaaaaagatgaggaggcgtctgtaatttacatcataggtagacctcaactatgggagacaaactgagaaacaaaaatccagaaaatcacattgtctgttttttttatcattttatttgcatattatggtggaaaataagtatttggtcagaaacaaaatttcatctcaatactttgtcattgccaacaaaggatgtattacagaggtcaaacgttttgtgtaagtcttcacaaggttgccaaccactgttgttggtatgttggcccattcctccatgcagatctcctctagagcagtgatgtttttggcttttcgcttggcaacacggactttcaactccctccaaaggttttctatagggttgagatctgcatggaggaatgggccaacataccaacaacagtgtgtggcaaccttgtgaagacttacagaaaacgtttgacctctgtcattgccaacaaaggatgtattacaaagtattgagatgaaattttgtttctgaccaaatacttattttccaccataatatgcaaataaaatgataaaaaaacagactgtgattttctggatttttgtttctcagtttgtctcccatagttgaggtctacctatgatgtaaattacagacgcctcctcatctttttaagtggtggaacttgcactattgctgactgactaaatacttttttgccccactttatatctatctatatatatcatgtgcttctaaccgcggtagtcctctcaatctCTGGAATataactgatacgtgggagaggtgccgcccttttgtatctgtaggtttcctgttcctgaagggcggatcccctctctcgtggtgctgtcatgggagtccgaataaatgtatgttcagtaaatgcactcaatacttagtcagggctccttctgcatcaattactgcatcaatgtggtgtggcatggaggcgatcagcctgtggcactgctgaggcgttATGGAAGCCCAAGGTTGCTTTGaacgcagccttcagcttgtctgcattattgggtctggtgtctcatctccctcttgacaacaccccatagattctctatgaggttaaggtcaggcaagtttgctggccaattaagcacagtgatacggtttttaaaccaagtattggcacttttggcagtgtggacaggtgccaagtcctgctggagaaagaaatttctatctccaaaaagtttgtcggcagagggaagtacgaagtgctctaaaatttcctggtagacggctgtgctgactttggtcttgataagacacagtggccctacaccagcagatggcatggctccccaaaccatcaccgattgtggaaacttcacactagacctcaagcagcttggattgtggcctctccactcttcctccagactctgcttTTCATTTGGTAATCTAGGTCCCaaagtttactttcatctgaaaaaaacCACCTTAGACCACTAAGCAACAGTAcagttcttctccttggcccaggtaagacatctggcgttgtctattggtcatgagttgcttgacacaaggaatacgacacttgtagcccatgtactggattcgtctgtgtgtggtggctcttgaagctatGACTcttgcagcagtccactccttttgaaactccctcaaatttttgaatggctttttcttaacctTTTCCAGAAAGTGGTAATCCCAATTGCTTGTGTGCCTTTTTCTACCACatattttccttccactcaactttccattaatatgcttggatacagcactctgaacagccagcttctttaacaatgaaCTCTTATGGCTTacgctccttgtggagtgtgacaatgactgccttctggacatctgtcaagtcagaagtcttccccatgattggggAGGGTTCTGAAACAgattaaggaacctttttaaatgcttaggaaacctttgcagatgTTTGGtaattattccaatttactgagataatgacttgggatttcattggctgtaagccataataatcaacattaacagaaaaacccttgaaatacatcactgtttgtaatgactatgagtttcactttttgtattgaagaactgaaataaattgttTGATAATATTTTAattctgtgagaagcacctatacatATATTAATTTAAAATCACTTTCAATTTTGGAAAAACCTGTTTAAAAGAATAAGATTGGTTGGTTTTAAAGGGATTATAACTTTAGGACAGGCCATCACTTTACGCTTTGTTAAATGTGTGCAGATCTAGGAGAATTGACCTAAAGAGCTGCATTTAGGGCAATTTCACACCAGGTGTtctcagcatttttttctgcagcaaaacctgatgatctcttggcaggaaagaagccaaagaaaaagaaaaaacaaaacaagtgaGATTGGGGAAATAATCAGCCACATGGGATTGTGATGTCTTTAGGGATTCTAGACACCAAACCAACATATGGATACGTAGCTGGGCTTTAGTGTTCCAAAACATGCCTATAGCAAAAATCTGGATGTTTGTGAGCAACAGTTTTCaagctttagggctcatttccacttgcgaggaaaacggacgagtgcaatctgattaaaaaaaataaataaattatatatattttgcaCTCGCATAACAATCGCATACATTACATccgtttttttcggtccagattacggaccgttttttctctcgcaagtggaaatgagcccttactccaTGTGTTGAGGCCTCTCATACAGCAAAATAGTGCATGCACAAGTAGTCATATGGCAGTAGCAGTACCCCTTGTTACAGAGTAAGGAACAGAGGTGTACTGAGCTTGTCTGCATCTAGGAATGGACATTGTCATTGGAGAGGGGTCACCAAATCTGGACAAGCAAGATTTTCTTTATGTACATAAACTTATACAAGGgttagtataggacttatcaaccatcAAATTCTTCTGTGATAGTCAAACTGAAATACCTCACAGAATATCCCACTCGTTTCTTCTTATTTTTGCGGGGATCGCCCTGAGAATTTGTGCTGGACTGTTCTAGAAGACCTTCCTTCTTCTGTCTGGGAATGATGTTTatatctccatttacaccttttccTTTAAACGGAACATCAATCAGCCCTTGGCATTTGCTCAGAATGAAATCCCATGGGGTCGAATTATCAGAGGAGAAGAAGCCAAGTAGCTGTAGGAAAAGTGCTACAGAAACCTGGGCATCTCTGGCAGCATAAAAcacctgaaaaacaaaacaaaaaaaaatgttagaggATCCTAGTTGACCAACTCGGCTGCAGTTTTAAGATGCTTAAAGTTTCTCACCCACACTGTTgaaaagcttaaagggaatctgtcaccaggtttttgctaccccattagAGCAACATAATGTAAGAGGTACAGACCCCGATAACAGCAATGTCattgagctgcttgctgtcattttcataaaaaaaaataaataaatcactggtctatttgctgcagatctagcagtgctctgaatgccacTGTGCAAAGGCAAAAGACTGCTAATCTGTGGTGGGGTTATaccgagctcatgaatatggagaactatACAGCGGCAAgttaactagtcctctagtgacaaaCATCAGTTTTACCAGCAGGAAATCAAAATTACCCTATGCAGCCCAGTAAGGGACATGAAtcagtctctgcctctacattatgcagcTCTAAGATTAGATGGCAATTCTGGTGACAGTCACATCAAAGGCAagatgacaaaaaaaataaataaataaaattgatagATGTATTATGCAAGGGGTATATAAACACATACCTGGTCCTGTGTGAATTCCTTGGCGTCCCAGTTACTGCAACGAAGCTGAAAAGATTTGGCCAGAGGATAGCACAGGATAGTTTCAGAAAGCGATTTAAGACTCAGGCTGTTTTGAAAAATGTCCCTCctgaaaataaaaaggtaaaatataaaataattatatatatatatatatatatatatatatttttttttttaaggggtaaAACAAACAGAACTTTGTTTTGTCACAGTGTAGAAAGATTGCCAGTGACACCTGTTACTTAAAAACCTATTCTCACAGAGTGAGCCCTTTTAAGAGGCATGGATCAGGCTTGGTTTGAGTGTCCAGTTACTATGTGACTGTACCCACAAGCTGTCAGCATTCTCGGATTCCGGCGACGAAGGGCAGTCATTTGACTAAGtatgatttaccgtatttttcggactacaagacgcactttttccccccaaaaaaaggggaaaattggggggtgcgtctaatagtcgcaatgcatgcTTAccagcagtggtgtggtggcggcggcagaggtgcggtatggcgtgcacagggtcccttccaccggtcaggtgacgcagcggcccggaatgcaatgtgagcagcagagccgggttgatcaccggtttattggtggtggcggccatcttcccgaggccacgcgtgcgcagatggagtgctctgcttcacggggcttcaggaaaatggccgcgggacgccgtgcgtgtgcagatggagatcgtggcggccattttcctgaagctgagtttgcagatttagatctcggcttcaggaaaatggccgccgagatctccatctgcacacgcacggcctcgggaagatggccgccgccaccgatattcagcccggctctgctgctcacattgcattccgggcagctgcgtcacctcaccggtgtaagggaccctgcgcacgccataccgcacctctgccgccgccacaccactgctggaacccccccatggacaccaggccgtggcgtcacccacctaagcaggaagggaccctgctcaggtgcacgccacaccgcatcaccccacctctgccgacaccatgcctcctgtgaccctgctctgccaccgccagccctcaggtaagatactgtaaattcggacactaagactgaccccatcttataaaaaaaaaaaaaaaatctgcaattttcaccccaaatttggggtgcgccttatggtccggtgcgtctcatAGTCCGAAGAATACGGTACATACAGGCTAATACCAACTAGACCATCTAGTAGGAATGTGGCCATAAAGTCTGAAAATCACATGCTTGCTTATCACCAGAAAATCCTGACAGGCTGTGGCAACTGTAAggcttcagaagtctgcagtcagacTACATACTCATAGCAAGTCTGGAAACCCCTTTAAGATCTTTCAGtgttacattatatactgtattttgcagACTAAGAGGCACTCTTCCTACAAAAAGTGGAGGaaaatggaggggggggggggtgcaacTCCTGTACCTGCTGctgaagagaaatgaatactcaTTATATTAATCCCCTTTGGTAGCTGGCACACATATGCCAGGAAGCTGCAGCCAACACTGTGCCCACTATTGAAGCtcagtgaatattcactgctctccatacaCACTCCAGGCGTGGGGAGCAgcaagtattccagcagctgtccttGGCTTGTAGGCAgggtatgacatcactgccatgtgatgcttagaagcataaatcagctgttgccatcagaacaggacgctgcgagggagcgtagGGAAGGCAAGCAGAatggtttgtgggtttttttatgtttttttctgaaaggggccatgtatgccaggatggggatgagggagaccatgcctaccaggattggggatattagtacagaactgaccacattttgatttcatttttttttctcctgtagtttcctcctctaaaacccaagtgtgtcttatggtccagtgtgtctCAATCTGAAAAATCTGGTAGTTTGTGTCTGAACAAAAGATACTTGCCACATTTAAATTGATAAAGTTATATACTAACTCCAGTTTGACTTAAGTTACCCTTATATTACTGTGGCATCATGAACTGTATGAGAAATATAGTTTTATTCTAATACCATGTACAGTAAATAACCAGTTATGTAACTGGCTAATCCCAATTTACACAATTGCTTGGATCAATAGTGAATACAAATCTGTCAAAGACACCTACCTATGTCTCATTGCAAGATAGCGTATGTCAACAATGCCCTTCACAGAGAGCCCATACTCATTCATCAATTTGGAGGCATCTTCCCAACAACCTACACCGACTTTCAGAACATTACTGGACGCCAGAAGAGCCACTAAGGTGTTGGGAATGTTGCAGCTAGTGCTGACCAAGCGAGGCAGACGGACCAGTACACAGAAGCCACTGTGGGAGGCCATCTGTAGCAGGGAAATCGGGTTTGCTCTCCCATCTACAGACAcctgaaaaataaatagataagaTGAAGGGTCACAATGGGCCGTTAGCATAAGTTAATATTTGAGATTCATTCTAAGAAGCATACCACGTATTCATGTAGTACAGAGTTTCCATACAAAGCCAGTTACTACAGCTGAGCAAATCATCTCTAGAGGCAGTGTCCACATTTAGGTCTTTAACAAAAAAACACAACCACACACACACGTAGGGGCCTAGTAATCAGAAGAGGCACCAAGAATACCAGAATTTGAGGTCCAGCTGAAGGTCACACTGCCCTGAGAGAGCTGCCACAGTTTACATGTGAATTTTCAGACTAGAATCATTTAAGACTTTTTTGCTATACAATCCTGCAGAAGAGTCATCGCCAAGTTGGATAACCCCCTTTAAAAATAAGTTTAGTttcatcttcatagatggatattgtcagaGCGCTTTAACAAGCACTATTGCAATTTACTGCCATTAATATGACAGACCACTACTGCTATCACTCTCCAGAAGCAATAGGGATCGTAAATAGTGCACGTGTTCTGCTGCCTAGCAGGGGAGGTCGGTATCCAAGGCACCAAGCCATAAACAATGTTAAGGGTGTTTTAGGGCATGACCAATTTCACTACCTGCAGAGAAAATAAACTCTcttccagtctctatactgtgagaCTGAGTGCGCTGCAATCACTGCCAGCACTGAGAGCCTGCCCTCCACATACAGGCTGCCTAGTAGTGTGCAGGGAGTACAGCCACGGTCACCATAACTCCCTGTACCCAGATATGACTGGGAAAGAACCGCTGCAGGGAGGATACTGGTTAATTTTATCGCTGTAGCCACTACTGAGGTGaagaaatccttcttgtggttcttgtgtaatcagcgttagaagttttcagctaatgagatgcCTGTGCTtctgggcaggactgtaggcagagtgatCTTCCTGCTCTAAACAAGAGAAACCAtggagagacctgcccacaggccgccctgaagcacaaacatgttcctcatcatagacacAGACTGTGctttggggcagcctgtgggcagtctcttcttggtttctctggcttagagtagGAAGATCagactgcctacagtcccgcccaggaacacaaaaaccacaagactgatttcttcacgccaggtatcattttaatcagtataacactgccaacctgacagtcaAAATCCTGCAGACAGGTTCGCTTTTATGCATTTTACCATCAAATTAAGCCTATATCTGCAAGTAGGTAGTATTTCTGGGCATGAACGGCATTCAATATCTCAATAACGGCTGAAAGTTTTAATAAGCAGAAAATTGCTTGCATTTACAAGCACTTGCAGTACTCATTTACGAAGATTGGAATAATCCTT
This window harbors:
- the LOC143775199 gene encoding exonuclease 3'-5' domain-containing protein 2-like — its product is MPRHAGITLGVASLVGTTVGCLVLWKLINRRRQQLCTNVDHKDLCTALAAEIHGSDQKVHQSLERERSVFSVEKLLQAPIKIVSKAEEWEAVWPSLQRDLDEYPVLGVDCEWVSVDGRANPISLLQMASHSGFCVLVRLPRLVSTSCNIPNTLVALLASSNVLKVGVGCWEDASKLMNEYGLSVKGIVDIRYLAMRHRRDIFQNSLSLKSLSETILCYPLAKSFQLRCSNWDAKEFTQDQVFYAARDAQVSVALFLQLLGFFSSDNSTPWDFILSKCQGLIDVPFKGKGVNGDINIIPRQKKEGLLEQSSTNSQGDPRKNKKKRVGYSVRYFSLTITEEFDG